Proteins encoded in a region of the Candidatus Zixiibacteriota bacterium genome:
- a CDS encoding M43 family zinc metalloprotease → MLALVDEVFRGRTTAPDPMCPHSSRSDVDCDCAIDVFDMVAMIDVAFRAIDPADRFCNPCALTPLAPVAGGAHAITASRKATESLDWCGTDHTIPLTKGAGCPLQGPCDDPMTRDGTLFVDMLVNVIVHVVGSDNCWGFLPQETVDATIDKMNQDFAVNGSAIQFNLVATRFHDDIQFASVASLSELASLKAVYAESPQTQCNIYISDASPGFHISGIATFPWRDEALTNQGGFWLNRLVAGGESRIASHEMGHCLGLWHTHQYVYSSGSCADCIGLASGFEGDLRGDFAADTPPTPVNYACLPPEGADCEGTPWGPTQPENYMGYGPDSCSTLFTPNQVSRMQCWTQDVLTGWW, encoded by the coding sequence GTGCTTGCGTTGGTCGACGAGGTTTTCCGGGGACGGACGACTGCGCCCGACCCCATGTGCCCGCACTCCAGCCGCAGCGATGTGGATTGCGATTGTGCGATCGATGTCTTCGATATGGTGGCGATGATCGATGTCGCATTCCGCGCGATCGATCCGGCCGACCGATTCTGCAACCCGTGCGCATTGACGCCCTTGGCCCCTGTCGCCGGCGGCGCACACGCAATCACTGCAAGTCGGAAAGCGACGGAATCTTTAGACTGGTGCGGAACCGATCACACCATCCCGCTGACAAAGGGCGCCGGCTGCCCGTTACAGGGCCCGTGCGATGATCCCATGACGCGAGACGGCACCCTATTCGTCGATATGCTCGTGAATGTGATCGTCCACGTGGTCGGCAGCGACAACTGTTGGGGCTTCCTGCCTCAGGAGACGGTCGATGCCACAATCGACAAGATGAATCAGGATTTCGCCGTCAATGGCTCCGCGATCCAGTTCAACCTCGTCGCGACCCGCTTTCATGACGACATTCAGTTCGCCTCGGTCGCCAGCTTAAGCGAACTCGCGTCGCTGAAGGCCGTCTACGCGGAATCGCCCCAGACGCAGTGCAATATCTATATCTCTGATGCAAGTCCGGGATTCCATATCAGCGGGATCGCCACTTTTCCCTGGAGAGATGAAGCGCTGACCAATCAGGGGGGATTCTGGCTGAATCGGCTGGTGGCCGGTGGCGAATCCAGAATCGCCTCGCACGAGATGGGGCATTGTCTCGGACTGTGGCATACGCACCAGTACGTCTACTCGTCGGGTTCGTGCGCCGACTGCATCGGACTTGCCAGCGGATTCGAAGGCGATTTGCGCGGTGATTTTGCGGCCGACACGCCGCCCACGCCGGTCAACTACGCCTGCTTGCCGCCCGAGGGAGCCGACTGCGAAGGCACTCCCTGGGGACCCACGCAGCCGGAGAATTACATGGGGTACGGCCCCGATTCATGCTCGACCCTCTTTACGCCGAATCAAGTCAGCCGCATGCAGTGCTGGACACAGGATGTGCTCACGGGGTGGTGGTAA
- the acpS gene encoding holo-ACP synthase: MILGLGVDRIEIARVAHTDHRFGERFGRRVYTTAEWAYCRARPNPAQSLAARFAAKEAVMKALGRGWPGGIAYRDIEVVRSPIGVPSLHLRGAAAKRAQATGIRHAAISLTHDNTYASATVILEGNDGQGDPSVLYS, encoded by the coding sequence ATGATATTAGGACTGGGCGTCGACCGCATAGAAATCGCGCGCGTCGCGCACACCGATCATCGCTTCGGCGAACGGTTCGGCCGTCGCGTCTATACCACCGCCGAATGGGCATACTGTCGCGCACGTCCGAATCCCGCACAGTCGTTGGCGGCACGGTTTGCAGCCAAGGAAGCGGTGATGAAAGCATTGGGGCGCGGCTGGCCCGGCGGCATCGCGTACCGCGACATCGAGGTCGTCCGGTCACCGATCGGCGTGCCATCGTTGCACCTGCGGGGCGCCGCCGCAAAACGTGCCCAGGCGACCGGAATCCGCCATGCGGCAATCAGTCTGACGCACGATAATACCTACGCGTCGGCAACCGTCATTCTGGAAGGGAACGACGGTCAGGGTGACCCCAGCGTCCTGTACTCGTAG
- a CDS encoding DUF4340 domain-containing protein, whose amino-acid sequence MKRSTIILGILAVVLLAGWYFLRTAEKSELSIRELHDLFAVDTARVDSIAFKYATWTHLTRRNGRWQVLNEDWSHPADTAMVRQVFSTTNDIVLENLISTRADKHEKLKIDIGSGALLQFFHQGTPLAQFVLGKRGPGASHTFIRRLKSDSVYQATGDLTQVFRRVPSDWMAKEMLSYDTAQIAEIRWTENGRETVLRRDDDRSWVVSLDDGDARPVDTSIANFKIAYVSRLRADALVPESAEIVAQLDNPAQQLVVVGADGRADTLQWNTIREEDVGRTYAFRSGHSKPIYIFFKGSYDRLFSRFSDLVRKDSTDSAL is encoded by the coding sequence ATGAAACGCAGCACCATCATCCTGGGCATTCTGGCGGTTGTCCTGCTGGCCGGTTGGTATTTCCTCCGCACGGCCGAGAAATCCGAACTGTCGATCCGGGAGTTGCACGATCTCTTCGCGGTGGACACGGCGCGGGTCGACTCGATCGCGTTTAAGTATGCCACCTGGACGCACCTGACGCGACGCAACGGCCGCTGGCAGGTTCTCAACGAAGATTGGTCTCATCCCGCCGACACCGCCATGGTGCGACAAGTCTTCTCGACAACCAATGACATCGTTCTTGAGAATCTGATCTCCACCCGGGCGGACAAGCATGAAAAGCTCAAGATCGACATCGGCAGCGGCGCATTGCTGCAATTTTTCCATCAGGGGACGCCGTTGGCCCAGTTCGTGCTCGGCAAGCGGGGGCCCGGCGCTTCGCACACGTTCATCCGTCGCTTGAAATCCGATTCTGTCTATCAGGCGACGGGGGATCTGACACAAGTCTTTCGCCGTGTCCCTTCAGACTGGATGGCCAAGGAGATGCTCAGCTACGACACCGCGCAGATCGCCGAAATCCGCTGGACCGAGAACGGCCGTGAGACCGTGTTGAGGCGCGACGACGACCGTTCGTGGGTCGTGTCGCTTGACGACGGCGACGCCCGGCCCGTCGACACGTCGATTGCCAATTTCAAAATCGCCTACGTCAGCCGTCTGCGGGCCGATGCCTTGGTGCCTGAGTCAGCCGAGATCGTCGCGCAATTGGACAATCCCGCGCAGCAGCTCGTCGTAGTCGGAGCGGATGGACGTGCCGACACGCTGCAGTGGAACACGATCCGCGAAGAGGATGTCGGACGCACCTACGCGTTCCGGTCCGGACATTCCAAACCGATCTACATCTTCTTCAAAGGGTCGTATGATCGGCTCTTTTCACGTTTCAGTGATTTGGTCCGGAAGGATTCGACCGATTCGGCATTGTAG